The segment CTCTCTAacatatgattttattttttctctccccctaaaaaaatgaatagaaaaacaCTTCATGAGAAGTAGGTTCAAAGAACCCTTTCCCATTTAAGAATTAGGAAATGGTTTATGCAATGAAGATCTTATATGATGTGAGTCAGATTTGTTATTTTCTAGATTATTTTCCATCACCAAAGAAATACAATCCGGCTGAAGTAGAGCTAGAATAAGTTTTCGATTTAGTCCTCATTACGGAGCCTCCAACAAAggctctccctctcttcctccctcTATGAAGGGATCCCTGGATTTTACGTCGTCGAAGGCTTTCCATACATCAGAGCGAATGAAAATCAATATATCTGATACATAGAACACATCCCTGACAACACCTAGCAAATCAGCCAATGCATTTAATGTAAGGAAAACTATAGGGTGGTCGCAGATCATGGCTTCTGTTTTCTTCGCTTGAGCTATACAAAATGAACTTCAAGTTTTGATGAAAAGTGGCAATATTTCAAATGACTACCCATTCTTTTAAGAGGATGTAATCCAACTAAGGATGTAAAGGATGGGGAAGGAGGTTGTGAGAAAACTTAAGCTTCCCACTTGCATGGAACaaagagaaggaaataaaaggGCAGCTCTaaactctaattttttttttggagcggGGCGGGGGAGATGGGGTTATTCTCTGTTGGTGAGTGCAGCGGTGCGGTGAACATCGGATGGTTGAAAGCAATCGAGCATGTGTCCCAAGATCGTCTCCACCATTTGATCCTCACCACACCATCACATCACCGCACCCACTGCAGAAGATGTTTTCTCAGAGATGGTGGAATTCTAAAATGATCCCGaaagttaggggtgtcaatcgatcaaGCCGGTCcagtttcggtcgggcttaatcgggcttgaagacttttaaaggttgcaccgtgtctgcccatttaactaatcgggcttagttagtgagggcatggtacactttatattcggtcggtcggtctcgggctattaaaatcaagccttaatcgggttttagttgggccttaaccgggccacggacatgtttaatgttaaacgggcgtaaccggtttttaaacgggtctTCTTTAATATTATTGAGCAACAACGCCGTGACGGACGATGGGgtttggtttcctatttttcattgTCTAAATCTGGTTGTGgctattcttttatttgttttaaactgGTTGGACATTTCATAATCCATGCTATGTACAGTAACATGGTTaattttgcaaaataaaattttaaagaaagagatgattggatgaaaatgcAATGAGAATGCTCTCATATGGGATTGCCCATAACTACAAATGGATCTCAATAAATGTATTGATTGATGCAAGGAACCTACTCTCTTCCTagtcacatatttaaaaacatcacaaaaaatccaaagcattgatccaacatcctcataattaaattatttagaaacatcataaaaaatcctaaatccttatcctgtccaagcatcccacaattaaaatatttagaatcataaaaagtctcaaattcttatccaaacATCCCACAATTAACACATTTAGAAATATcacaaaaaatcttaaattcgtATCCAAACATCCCCAAAGTTAAATATTTAGTTACATGACTCAAAATTATCCTGATTTCGTCCAATCTGGAGTGCTTCAACATCAATCCCAcctaatagaaaatagatgaagtaTAAACATTAGTAAATGTAAAGATAAAAGATATCGAATATGtcataatcaaagaacaagaatGATATTACCTGTGGAATTTCACCTAACAGACTAAACATTAGCTGCAGTAGAGGCATTAGAAGATCTTTGTGTAGGTTCTACTGTAATATTAGTATCACCACTCACATCCAAAGACAACACATTCCCCAAAGCATTAGCCAAATCACTGGCATCATCAACCGGTTCAGCTTTAAAAGTgtacaaaatgaagaagaggacatGTAAGATGTTAAGATTATGACAAAAAAAATGCGACGAAGCAACATTTGTTTAACGGATGAAAAATGTATATTTACATAGTTTGAAATTACCTCTAAAGTCTACTCCGAACATCCAATCTCAAAGGCAAATCAACGCTTCAGCATTTGTAGGCAATAGCTTACTTCTGTATTTGTCAATAACTCTACCTCCAGCACTAAAAGCTGATTCAGAAGCAACAGTTGATACCGGAATAGCCAACACATCACGTGCCATCCGAAAAAGATCACGATACTTTGATCCTTGTGACTTCCAAAAGGCCAATACATCATAATGCTTGATCGGATCTTTAATCCTTGGCTCTTCTAGATATAAATCTAATTCGGATTTATCTTGTATTACAGTAGTAGTAGAACTCTCATACATAGATAGCtcctacaaaacaaaataatcaaaatgaataatgtaatatattgaattaaaatatatgttttaaacaaccaaaaaaaaaaacataatgatttatacCTCCCAATCTAAAACATCTCCAACTGTATTGTCCTCAATAGCATGTGATTGAAATCCCCTCTCTTCCTCATTTATCTCCATGCACCGGTACTCTTCAAAGAGTCGTGCTAAGGTCGATTTCACAAGATTAAACTTTTTCATTGCTGTTGAATCCAAACTGTATATCTTATCAAAAGCATACCTAACAAAGATTAGCTTGTAACGAGGATCAAATACAACAGCAATAGCTAAAATGATGCTATATGAGTCCCAATACTTATcaaacttctttttcatttcttgtgcCATCTTTTTCACATAGTCTTCTCCCTGATTTATCGTTTTTAACAAAGACAAATGTATTTTCCATACATTATGAAAATACAAATTTGCTGTTGGGTACTTTGATCCAGACAATAATTCAGTAATGTCATTAAAAGGCTTCAAAAAGGAACATAAGTGTTCAATCTTTTTCCAATCCTCATTGCTTGGACacactttaaaatttttatccaCCAACTCTAGTTGTTGAAATGCAGTCTGATAGACAATGGCAGAATCAAGCATGTGATAAGTCGAGTTCCACCTTGTGGAAACATCCCCATGCAACCCTTTCTGACTTGGTATATCCAATTGTTTGCAGCATTCAAGAAACTTTACTTTCCTTGCTTGAGATGCCTTCACATATGCTACACTCGATCGAACAAAATGTACAGATTCATCAATGCACTTCAAACCATCTTGTACAATTAGGTTCAATATATGAGCACAACATCTGTTGTGAAAAAACTCACCACTACACAACAATGCCTTCTTTAATACCAAACTTTTTTTCAAGtgctcaataaaacaaaggttAGCACCGGCATTATCTAATGTAATAGAGAACAATTTCTTCTCTATGCCCCAATCCAACAACATATTTGAAGCAATTTCACATATATTAGCTCCTGTGTGTCGGGATGGCATGATGCAAAATTTCAATAATTGTTTATGTAGTACCCATTTTGTGTCAATATAATGACAAGTGAGAGAAATATAGGAGTCAGTGGTTACAGAAGTCCACAAATCAGTAGTCAATGACATTCTACCATTGAAGGAACTCAAAAAATCCTTTATCCTCTTGCTTTCTCTAGTATGCAACTTCAAAATATCAGCCATTTGGGTATTCCTACTAATAGGACTAAATTGTGGGTAAAGATAAGAAATCAAAGCCCTAAACTCTTCATACTCGACAAATACCAAGGGCAACTCATGTCTGACAATAAGTGTGGTAATCATATCTTGAATTACATCTACATCAATCCTCTTAGTTTTCAGTGCCATATTCCCATCACCTCCACCCAATAACATTTGAGTAACATCCTTATTGTTACGTTTGAGGCAAGACTTAAGATGTCTCCTCAAACTGCCAGTGCCATTGATAGATGAGTCAGCCAAATACATATTCCCACAAGCCTTGCATTTTGCTCTCTATCTTCCATCGGGGTTTTTGTCTTTAGGGATATTAATAAACTCTTTCCAAACTTTAGAAGTTTTTCTCCTATTTCTTGGTAAAGTACTAACTGTAGCAGATGAAACAACTGGTCCAGTATTGTGATCAGATGCAATTCTTGAACTAGACGGACTAAAACCATTCCCTCTGTTTACTTCATTAACAGACATCTGAACTTCTTGATCTTTTTGATTTGACATTATGCAAATCAACtgaataaaacaacaatagactgcaaaataataaatataaattgaatctccctcaaaataaaacaatattgtTCAAATTCAGGTTAATAAGACTTAACATTTATtcagtaaaaaataaatcaataataaaGATTTGTAAGAGTTTAACATTTGCTTGATGATCTGTAACAAATGTAATAAGCAAGCATTCCACACTGAAAGAAAATTGGAATCCATGGTCAAACAAGAATATTTGTTActtaaaaggaaaacataaataattaaataaaagaacaaacattttggAACTCGAATGCAGCCGCAAGGAGCAGAGAGGTTAGtaggttttaatttctttcccttcttctccttttcataTTTCACTTGGAGTATGGTGTTTTACTGGAGAAGGGACCTTTTGACAAAAGGACAGCAGACTTGCCCATGTTGCAGCCTTGCAGGTGCTTGTTGCTGTTCCACTTCTGTGGTCTGCCTTCAGGGGAATTTCTTTGGTCTTTATGCTTGTATATGTTTGGAGCCGGGATTTCCCAAATGCGCGAGTTAGCTTGTATATGAGGAGCTCTCCTTGCCTTTATATAGTTTTAATACATACATAATCAAGGTAATATACTGCTGTCCCGATCTCAAGGTCATGGCCTTAACAAACAGCTgtttaaatagtaaaagatgAACAAGTAGTATTTATNNNNNNNNNNNNNNNNNNNNTGATGATCTTTGGAGCACTTTC is part of the Macadamia integrifolia cultivar HAES 741 unplaced genomic scaffold, SCU_Mint_v3 scaffold1699, whole genome shotgun sequence genome and harbors:
- the LOC122064615 gene encoding zinc finger BED domain-containing protein RICESLEEPER 2-like, encoding MLLDWGIEKKLFSITLDNAGANLCFIEHLKKSLVLKKALLCSGEFFHNRCCAHILNLIVQDGLKCIDESVHFVRSSVAYVKASQARKVKFLECCKQLDIPSQKGLHGDVSTRWNSTYHMLDSAIVYQTAFQQLELVDKNFKVCPSNEDWKKIEHLCSFLKPFNDITELLSGSKYPTANLYFHNVWKIHLSLLKTINQGEDYVKKMAQEMKKKFDKYWDSYSIILAIAVVFDPRYKLIFVRYAFDKIYSLDSTAMKKFNLVKSTLARLFEEYRCMEINEEERGFQSHAIEDNTVGDVLDWEELSMYESSTTTVIQDKSELDLYLEEPRIKDPIKHYDVLAFWKSQGSKYRDLFRMARDVLAIPVSTVASESAFSAGGRVIDKYRSKLLPTNAEALICL